Proteins from a single region of Pseudomonas phenolilytica:
- a CDS encoding HlyD family type I secretion periplasmic adaptor subunit: MRFFPWVYFPGAARTRQDAEFMPALQGAILEDSPWISRLTVWLVALLIAAALTWAHFAVLDEVTTGEGKAIPSSKVQTIQNLEGGIVAEIFVREGQVVNKGDMLLRLDDTRFLSNQEESEVERLALQAHVERLTAEAEGTPLVLSEAITRAQPQLAEDQMALYQSRQQRLQSEQSILREQLAQKQQEVAEFRSKQQQYRASLGLIQQELNMSSPLVAAGAVSEVEILRLRRSMVDVRGALDATTLALPRAEAAAKEIQSRIEQSELAFRADAFKELNETRTHLQKITATSVAIQDRVSRTSVVSPVHGVIKQLNVNTIGGVVQPGSNLLEIVPLEDNLLIEARVRPQDIAFLHPGQRAMVKFSAYDYTIYGGLKANLELISADTITDREGRSFYLIQVRTEKNVLGSPERPLVIIPGMVATVDIITGQKSVLDYMLKPVLKARYEALRER; the protein is encoded by the coding sequence ATGAGGTTCTTTCCCTGGGTCTATTTCCCCGGCGCCGCGCGAACGCGGCAGGACGCCGAGTTCATGCCGGCGCTACAGGGCGCGATCCTCGAGGACTCGCCGTGGATCAGCCGGTTGACGGTATGGCTGGTGGCATTGCTGATCGCCGCCGCGCTGACCTGGGCGCACTTCGCCGTGCTCGACGAAGTCACCACTGGCGAGGGCAAGGCCATTCCGTCGAGCAAGGTGCAGACGATCCAGAACCTGGAAGGCGGCATCGTCGCGGAAATCTTCGTGCGTGAGGGCCAGGTGGTGAACAAGGGCGACATGCTGCTGCGCCTGGACGACACCCGTTTTCTTTCAAATCAGGAGGAGTCGGAAGTCGAGCGCCTCGCCCTGCAAGCCCACGTCGAGCGGCTCACCGCGGAGGCCGAAGGCACGCCGCTGGTGCTCTCGGAGGCGATCACGCGCGCCCAGCCGCAGCTGGCCGAGGATCAGATGGCGCTCTATCAGTCACGCCAGCAGCGCCTGCAGAGCGAGCAGAGCATCCTGCGCGAGCAACTGGCACAGAAGCAGCAGGAAGTCGCGGAGTTTCGCTCCAAGCAGCAGCAATACCGCGCCAGTCTCGGGCTGATCCAGCAGGAACTGAACATGTCCAGCCCGCTGGTTGCGGCCGGTGCGGTATCGGAAGTGGAGATCCTGCGCCTGCGCCGCAGCATGGTGGACGTGCGCGGCGCGCTGGATGCAACCACCCTCGCCCTGCCGCGCGCCGAAGCGGCGGCGAAGGAAATCCAGAGCCGCATCGAGCAGTCCGAACTGGCCTTTCGCGCCGACGCCTTCAAGGAACTGAACGAGACCCGCACGCACCTGCAGAAGATCACCGCGACCAGCGTGGCGATTCAGGATCGCGTCAGCCGCACCTCCGTCGTCTCGCCGGTGCACGGCGTGATCAAGCAGCTGAACGTAAATACCATCGGCGGCGTGGTGCAACCGGGCAGCAACTTGCTGGAGATCGTGCCGCTGGAAGACAACCTGCTGATCGAAGCGCGCGTACGCCCGCAGGACATCGCCTTCCTGCATCCGGGCCAGCGCGCGATGGTGAAATTCAGCGCCTATGACTACACCATCTACGGCGGCCTGAAGGCGAACCTGGAGCTGATCAGCGCCGACACCATCACCGACCGCGAAGGCCGCAGCTTCTACCTGATCCAGGTGCGCACCGAGAAGAACGTCCTGGGTTCGCCCGAGCGTCCGCTGGTCATCATTCCCGGCATGGTCGCCACGGTGGACATCATCACCGGGCAGAAGAGCGTCCTCGACTACATGCTCAAGCCGGTGCTCAAGGCCCGTTACGAGGCGCTACGCGAGCGCTAA
- a CDS encoding glutathione S-transferase, whose product MITVHHLEHSRSHRVLWLLEELELLYEVERYARDPKTMLAPPELKAVHPLGKSPVVTDGELTLAESAAILEYLLERYGNGRLMPPSGSAEHLRFRYWMHYAEGSAMPPLLLKLVFDRIAEGPLPFFVRPVARAIAKGAQSAFIGPQLKTHLDHMEAALEQSKWFAGDAFSAADIQMSFPLEAAQARAGLDASRPRLMDFLQRIRQRPAYQRATERGGPAQPQRQG is encoded by the coding sequence ATGATCACCGTCCATCATCTGGAGCATTCCCGCTCGCACCGCGTTCTGTGGCTACTGGAAGAGCTGGAACTGCTCTACGAAGTCGAACGCTATGCGCGCGACCCGAAGACCATGCTCGCTCCGCCGGAGCTGAAGGCCGTTCATCCGCTCGGCAAATCGCCGGTGGTGACGGACGGTGAGCTGACGCTCGCCGAATCGGCGGCGATCCTCGAATACCTGCTGGAGCGCTACGGCAATGGCCGCCTGATGCCACCCAGCGGCAGCGCCGAGCACCTGCGCTTTCGCTACTGGATGCACTATGCCGAAGGCTCGGCGATGCCACCGCTGCTGCTCAAGCTGGTCTTCGACCGGATCGCCGAGGGGCCGCTACCGTTCTTCGTGCGGCCGGTGGCGCGCGCCATCGCCAAAGGCGCGCAATCGGCCTTCATCGGGCCGCAGCTGAAAACGCATCTGGATCACATGGAAGCGGCGCTGGAACAATCGAAGTGGTTTGCCGGCGATGCGTTCAGCGCCGCCGACATTCAGATGAGTTTTCCGCTAGAGGCGGCGCAGGCCCGCGCCGGCCTGGACGCAAGCCGTCCACGTCTGATGGATTTTCTCCAGCGCATCCGCCAACGCCCGGCTTACCAGCGTGCCACCGAACGAGGCGGACCGGCGCAACCGCAACGGCAGGGCTGA
- a CDS encoding PA1414 family protein, with the protein MKARLREMCWKLAVTLGLVEPPRMQPIPIRAERDPAAQRRR; encoded by the coding sequence ATGAAAGCAAGGCTCAGAGAAATGTGCTGGAAGCTGGCTGTTACGCTCGGGCTGGTCGAGCCGCCGCGCATGCAGCCCATCCCCATCCGCGCGGAACGCGACCCCGCCGCACAACGGCGCCGGTAA
- the aceK gene encoding bifunctional isocitrate dehydrogenase kinase/phosphatase, whose translation MEQQPATEIARQILLGFDDYREQFRLITEGARARFEQAQWQEAQQASAARIALYEQKVSETHRRLLARFPKEPLLQVEYWPQIKSAYIEQINPRFDDELSETWYNSIFCRLFSHDCISDGTMFIHTTRPSAQARQRVAQTRKYLPKGDLTGALEQILDDFAFAVPYADRAGDLARLQGQLCDSLPDWVCKDPELTIELFASVLYRNKGAYLIGRIFTRDEQWPLAIPLLHREGKGIVADALITDEAEVSIIFSFTRSYFMVEVPIPLEFIGFLKRILPGKHIAELYTSIGFYKQGKSEFYRALINHLAGTDDRFIMAPGVRGMVMSVFTLPGFNTVFKVIKDRFSPIKSVDRATVIEKYRLVKNVDRVGRMADTQEFADFRFPVSKFDPDCLAELLEVAPSTVQVQDDTVLVRHCWTERRMTPLNLYLENASEQQCIEVLEDYGLAIKQLAAANIFPGDMLLKNFGVTRHGRVVFYDYDEICFLTEVNFRHIPPPRYPEDEMASEPWYSVGPNDVFPEEFPRFLFTDPALRRLFARLHGNLYDADYWKGLQEAIRAGKVIDVFPYRRKGERY comes from the coding sequence ATGGAGCAGCAACCGGCTACCGAAATCGCCCGGCAGATACTGCTGGGCTTCGATGACTACCGCGAGCAGTTCCGCCTGATTACCGAGGGCGCGCGGGCGCGCTTCGAGCAGGCGCAGTGGCAGGAGGCGCAACAGGCCTCGGCGGCACGGATCGCGCTCTACGAGCAGAAGGTCAGCGAAACCCACCGCCGCCTGCTGGCGCGTTTCCCCAAGGAGCCGCTGCTTCAGGTCGAGTACTGGCCGCAGATCAAGAGCGCCTACATCGAACAAATCAATCCGCGCTTCGACGATGAGCTGTCCGAAACCTGGTACAACTCGATCTTCTGTCGGCTGTTCAGCCACGATTGCATCAGCGACGGCACCATGTTCATCCATACCACCCGCCCGTCGGCTCAGGCCCGCCAGCGGGTGGCGCAGACGCGCAAGTATTTGCCCAAGGGCGATCTGACCGGCGCGCTGGAGCAGATACTCGACGACTTCGCCTTCGCCGTGCCCTATGCCGACCGAGCGGGCGATCTGGCGCGGCTGCAGGGGCAGCTCTGCGATTCGCTGCCGGACTGGGTGTGCAAGGACCCCGAGCTAACCATCGAGCTGTTCGCTTCGGTGCTCTACCGCAACAAGGGCGCCTACCTGATCGGCCGCATCTTTACGCGTGACGAGCAATGGCCGCTGGCGATCCCGCTGCTGCACCGCGAGGGCAAAGGCATCGTCGCCGATGCGCTGATCACCGACGAGGCGGAAGTGTCGATCATCTTCTCCTTCACGCGCTCGTACTTCATGGTCGAGGTGCCGATTCCGCTGGAGTTCATTGGCTTCCTCAAACGCATCCTGCCCGGCAAGCACATCGCCGAGCTGTACACCTCGATCGGCTTCTACAAGCAGGGCAAGTCGGAGTTCTACCGCGCGCTGATCAACCACCTGGCCGGCACCGACGACCGATTCATCATGGCGCCCGGCGTGCGCGGAATGGTGATGAGCGTGTTCACCCTGCCGGGCTTCAACACAGTGTTCAAGGTCATCAAGGACCGCTTCTCGCCGATCAAGAGTGTCGACCGCGCCACCGTGATCGAGAAGTACCGCTTGGTGAAGAACGTCGACCGGGTAGGGCGCATGGCCGATACCCAGGAGTTTGCCGATTTCCGATTTCCCGTTTCCAAGTTCGACCCCGATTGCCTGGCCGAACTGCTGGAGGTTGCGCCGTCGACCGTGCAGGTACAGGACGACACGGTGCTGGTGCGCCACTGCTGGACCGAACGACGCATGACGCCGCTGAATCTCTACCTGGAAAACGCCAGCGAACAGCAGTGCATCGAGGTACTGGAGGACTACGGACTGGCGATCAAGCAGCTGGCGGCGGCGAATATCTTTCCCGGCGACATGCTGCTGAAGAACTTCGGCGTCACCCGCCACGGCCGCGTGGTGTTCTACGACTACGACGAAATCTGCTTTCTCACCGAGGTGAACTTCCGACACATCCCGCCGCCACGCTACCCGGAGGACGAGATGGCCTCCGAGCCCTGGTACTCGGTCGGTCCCAACGACGTGTTTCCCGAAGAGTTTCCGCGCTTTCTCTTCACCGATCCGGCGTTGCGTCGGCTGTTCGCGCGGTTGCATGGCAACCTGTACGACGCCGATTACTGGAAGGGGCTGCAGGAGGCCATTCGCGCCGGCAAGGTGATCGACGTGTTCCCGTATCGTCGCAAGGGTGAGCGCTACTGA
- a CDS encoding type I secretion system permease/ATPase, translating to MERVAPSADPRLSHDDPLLDGLLILCRQHGCVASRASLSAGLPMPEQRLSAALLPRAAARAGLQGRVLKRELTAINPLNLPVLLLLRDGTSAVLSKWGDNGKALILPCEADGGEEWVEIAALQAEYGGYAFFARPQHELEEAHNPLLPRVHAWFRDTLKLSRWLYADAMLASLLINVLGLMVPLFVMQTYDRVVPNQATATLWVLAIGLFIGTSFELLLRVLRAHLLDTAGKKTDMVLSATLFERITGMNMSARPATVGGFAQSIHDFQGLRDFLTAVTLTSLIDLPFALLIILVIGLIGGWLVVIPLLAFPITALFAFIIQTRLRDTVRRSLTLAAERQALLVETLGGLETLKACGAESERQHRWEATHGALTRLDSDARLLSAVAINGTLFLQQFAGMATIVGGVYLIIAGQLSVGALVACYMLGSRVLSPLGQIASLITRLQQARLTMKSTDALMALPQERRDKQRPLERTRLKGALDIQQLNFTYPGLDTPSLRGINLRIAPGERVAIIGRSGSGKSTLARLIMGLHTPTEGQILLDGLDLRQIDVADLRSQIGYVSHDMPLLAGSLRDNLTLGAHYVSDERMLEVAQLTGAHELARQHPLGFDRPVGERGQLLSGGQRQMVLMARALLLDPPILLFDEPTSALDNSTEDTLRQHLQAWANGKTLLLITHRMSMLSLVERLVVLDHGRVVADGPKAAVIEALRKGHIGQASV from the coding sequence ATGGAGCGGGTAGCACCTTCGGCCGATCCGCGGCTCAGTCATGACGATCCGTTGCTGGACGGCCTGCTGATCCTGTGTCGGCAACACGGTTGCGTCGCCAGCCGCGCCAGCCTCAGCGCTGGTTTGCCGATGCCCGAGCAGCGCCTGTCGGCGGCCCTGCTACCCCGCGCCGCGGCGCGCGCGGGGTTGCAGGGGCGCGTGCTCAAGCGCGAGCTGACGGCAATCAATCCGCTCAACCTGCCGGTGCTGTTGCTGCTGCGTGACGGCACCAGCGCGGTGCTCAGCAAGTGGGGCGACAACGGCAAGGCGCTGATCCTGCCGTGCGAGGCCGACGGCGGCGAGGAATGGGTCGAAATCGCCGCCCTGCAGGCCGAGTACGGCGGCTACGCGTTCTTCGCCCGCCCGCAACATGAACTCGAAGAAGCGCACAACCCGCTGCTGCCGCGAGTGCACGCGTGGTTTCGCGATACGCTCAAGCTGTCGCGCTGGTTGTATGCCGACGCCATGCTGGCGTCCCTGCTGATCAACGTGCTCGGCTTGATGGTGCCGCTATTCGTCATGCAGACCTACGACCGCGTGGTGCCCAACCAGGCCACCGCCACGCTCTGGGTCCTGGCGATCGGCCTGTTCATCGGCACCTCGTTCGAGCTGCTGCTGCGCGTACTACGCGCGCATCTGCTGGATACCGCCGGCAAGAAGACCGACATGGTGCTCTCGGCCACACTGTTCGAGCGCATCACCGGCATGAACATGAGCGCCCGACCGGCCACCGTCGGCGGCTTCGCGCAGAGCATCCATGACTTTCAGGGGCTGCGTGACTTCCTCACCGCCGTCACGCTGACGAGCCTGATCGACCTGCCCTTCGCCCTGCTGATCATCCTGGTGATTGGTCTGATTGGCGGCTGGCTGGTGGTGATTCCGCTGCTCGCCTTCCCAATCACCGCGCTGTTTGCCTTCATCATCCAGACGCGCCTGCGCGACACCGTGCGCCGAAGCCTGACGCTGGCGGCCGAACGTCAGGCGCTGCTGGTGGAAACCCTTGGCGGACTGGAAACCCTGAAAGCCTGCGGGGCCGAAAGCGAGCGCCAGCACCGCTGGGAAGCCACCCACGGCGCGCTCACCCGACTGGACAGCGATGCCCGCCTGCTGTCGGCGGTGGCGATCAACGGCACGCTGTTCCTGCAGCAGTTCGCCGGCATGGCGACCATCGTCGGCGGCGTGTACCTGATCATCGCCGGCCAGCTCAGCGTCGGTGCGCTGGTCGCCTGCTACATGCTCGGCAGCCGCGTGCTGTCGCCGCTGGGGCAGATCGCCAGCCTGATCACCCGTCTGCAGCAGGCGCGGCTGACCATGAAGAGCACCGATGCGCTGATGGCCCTGCCGCAGGAGCGCAGGGACAAGCAGCGGCCGCTGGAGCGCACCCGCCTCAAGGGCGCGCTGGATATCCAGCAGCTCAACTTCACCTATCCCGGCTTGGACACGCCGTCGCTGCGTGGCATCAACCTGCGCATCGCCCCCGGCGAGCGGGTCGCGATCATCGGCCGCAGCGGTTCGGGCAAGAGCACGCTGGCGCGTCTGATCATGGGCCTGCATACGCCCACCGAGGGGCAGATCCTGCTCGACGGACTGGATCTGCGGCAGATCGATGTCGCCGACCTGCGCAGCCAGATCGGTTATGTCTCCCACGACATGCCCCTGCTGGCCGGCAGCCTGCGCGACAACCTCACGCTCGGCGCGCATTACGTCAGCGACGAACGCATGCTCGAGGTTGCCCAATTGACCGGCGCGCACGAACTGGCGCGCCAGCATCCGCTGGGTTTCGACCGCCCGGTGGGCGAGCGCGGACAGCTGCTTTCCGGCGGCCAGCGGCAGATGGTGCTGATGGCACGCGCGCTGCTGCTCGATCCGCCGATTCTGCTGTTCGACGAGCCGACCAGTGCGCTGGACAACAGCACCGAAGATACCCTGCGCCAGCACCTGCAGGCCTGGGCGAACGGCAAGACGCTGCTGCTGATCACCCACCGCATGTCCATGCTGAGCCTGGTCGAGCGGCTGGTCGTGCTGGACCACGGCCGCGTGGTCGCCGATGGCCCCAAGGCGGCGGTGATCGAGGCGCTGCGCAAAGGCCATATCGGTCAGGCGTCGGTATGA
- a CDS encoding TolC family outer membrane protein — MRKLTPLWSAMLIAMACSESQAMNLTEAIQSTLTNHPELRADINSRLTADEQAKMAKGGYLPTVDMLLGYGRENTDSPSTRIGGNHSETLNARNAELRLRQMLFDGFNTPNEVDRTEAVVNARAYQVLGTTESLALRTVQVYLDVLKRREMVALAENNLKAHQRINDQIGLRRQRGVGSSADSDQSEARRALAENNLYTEQVNLADAEANFISVVGRIPDELEAPPSLRGEMPGNVLEARQRVVENNPYLKSAQADVQAAEKQYEIAKSPFYPRFDIELATMANDNISGEEGHYNKWRAAVVMNYNLFNGNRDKARLRATSHQINQAMDIRNNALRQLNENLSLAWNAMENARLQTPKAREYADYTSNVRQAYQQQFGLGQRTLLDLLDSENELFTANRRYTDVRYTEEYSMYRVVAAMGDLLRMKNVVAPTEATALTEVRSEAQLPDLR; from the coding sequence ATGCGTAAACTGACCCCCCTCTGGAGCGCGATGCTGATTGCTATGGCCTGTTCCGAGTCGCAGGCCATGAACCTCACGGAAGCCATCCAGAGCACGCTGACCAATCACCCCGAACTACGCGCGGACATCAACAGCCGGCTGACGGCTGATGAACAGGCGAAGATGGCCAAGGGTGGCTACCTGCCGACCGTCGACATGCTGCTGGGATATGGCCGGGAGAACACCGACAGTCCGAGCACACGCATCGGCGGGAATCACTCCGAAACGCTCAATGCGCGTAATGCGGAGCTGCGTCTGCGGCAGATGCTGTTCGACGGTTTCAACACGCCGAACGAAGTCGATCGCACCGAGGCCGTCGTCAACGCGCGCGCCTACCAGGTGCTGGGAACGACGGAAAGCCTGGCGCTGCGCACCGTTCAGGTTTATCTGGATGTGCTCAAGCGTCGCGAGATGGTTGCGCTGGCCGAGAACAACCTGAAAGCCCACCAGCGAATCAACGATCAGATCGGCCTGCGTCGCCAGCGCGGCGTCGGCAGCAGCGCCGACTCCGACCAGTCCGAGGCCCGTCGCGCGCTGGCCGAGAACAACCTGTACACCGAGCAGGTGAATCTCGCCGACGCCGAAGCCAATTTCATCAGCGTGGTCGGCCGTATCCCCGATGAGCTGGAAGCACCGCCATCGCTGCGTGGCGAGATGCCGGGCAATGTGCTGGAAGCCAGGCAGCGGGTGGTCGAGAACAACCCCTACCTGAAATCCGCACAGGCCGACGTCCAGGCCGCGGAGAAGCAGTACGAGATCGCCAAGTCGCCGTTCTATCCGCGCTTCGATATCGAGCTGGCGACGATGGCCAACGACAATATCAGCGGCGAGGAAGGCCACTACAACAAGTGGCGGGCCGCCGTGGTGATGAACTACAACCTGTTCAACGGCAATCGCGATAAGGCCCGCCTGCGTGCCACCTCACACCAGATCAACCAGGCCATGGACATTCGCAACAACGCCCTGCGCCAGTTGAACGAGAACCTCTCGCTGGCATGGAACGCGATGGAAAACGCCCGCCTGCAAACGCCCAAGGCTCGCGAGTACGCCGACTACACCAGCAACGTCCGCCAGGCCTACCAGCAGCAATTCGGCCTCGGGCAGCGCACGCTGCTCGACCTGCTGGACAGCGAAAACGAACTGTTCACCGCCAACCGTCGCTACACCGACGTGCGCTACACCGAGGAGTACTCGATGTACCGCGTGGTCGCCGCGATGGGTGATCTGTTGCGGATGAAGAACGTTGTGGCTCCAACCGAAGCCACCGCGCTCACGGAAGTGAGAAGCGAGGCGCAACTGCCCGATCTGCGCTGA
- a CDS encoding DMT family transporter: protein MRAIDLFRLISLAAIWGASFLFMRVIAPVLGTFPTAFFRVVLATLGLLVILLAWRTRWDFRGKLGLCLLLGVINSGVPFALYALAAQLLPAGYSAIFNATTPLMGVLIGALFFAEELTLAKVVGVLCGLAGVMVLTRTGPVSFDADLLIGALACLGATACYGLGGFLTRRWINHHGGLGSELVAFGSQAGATLCLLPLFGVSLLQAPPASWGGGSVWLSLIGLGVVCTAFAYILYFRLLADIGPVKTLTVTFIIPPFGVFWGALLLGEPLSWAYVYGGALIALALWLVLKQAPAQPVPATDGRT, encoded by the coding sequence ATGCGAGCCATCGACCTGTTCCGCCTCATCAGCCTGGCCGCCATCTGGGGTGCCAGCTTTCTGTTCATGCGGGTGATCGCCCCGGTGCTCGGGACCTTTCCCACCGCCTTCTTCCGCGTTGTGCTGGCCACCCTCGGGCTGCTGGTGATCTTGCTGGCGTGGCGCACTCGCTGGGATTTTCGCGGCAAGCTCGGCCTGTGCCTATTGCTCGGCGTGATCAATTCCGGCGTTCCCTTCGCGTTGTACGCGCTCGCCGCCCAGCTGCTGCCGGCCGGCTATTCGGCGATCTTCAATGCGACGACGCCGCTGATGGGCGTGCTCATCGGCGCGCTGTTCTTCGCCGAGGAGCTGACGCTGGCCAAGGTCGTCGGGGTGCTCTGCGGATTGGCCGGCGTGATGGTGCTGACGCGCACCGGGCCGGTGTCATTCGATGCCGATCTTTTGATCGGCGCCCTCGCCTGCCTCGGCGCGACCGCCTGCTACGGGCTCGGTGGCTTTCTGACGCGGCGCTGGATCAACCATCACGGCGGCCTCGGTAGCGAGCTGGTGGCGTTCGGCAGTCAGGCCGGTGCCACGCTCTGCCTGCTTCCGCTGTTCGGTGTATCGCTCCTGCAGGCGCCGCCGGCAAGCTGGGGCGGCGGTTCCGTATGGCTGAGCCTGATCGGCCTCGGCGTGGTCTGCACGGCGTTTGCGTACATTCTGTACTTCCGCCTGCTCGCCGATATCGGCCCGGTCAAGACCCTGACCGTCACCTTCATCATTCCGCCGTTCGGTGTGTTCTGGGGCGCTTTGCTGCTCGGCGAGCCGCTGTCCTGGGCCTACGTCTATGGTGGCGCGCTGATAGCGCTGGCGTTGTGGCTGGTCCTGAAGCAGGCGCCGGCGCAACCGGTGCCCGCCACGGATGGACGGAC
- a CDS encoding tRNA-uridine aminocarboxypropyltransferase, whose amino-acid sequence MSRPRCPRCQRPLMQCLCALIPSLESRTQVLIVQHSSEAGHALNTARLAALGLRNAQLLVGEHFEEPCGDGRPTYLLFPGEDALELGSLAGRAEPVRLVVPDGTWRKARKLLHVNPWLAALPRVALPPGQPSRYRLRKAPAADALSTVEAVAFALNGLESTTRFEALLRPFDALIEGQIAAMGEEVYRRNHAR is encoded by the coding sequence ATGTCCCGACCCCGCTGCCCGCGCTGCCAGCGCCCCCTGATGCAGTGCCTGTGTGCGCTGATTCCGTCGCTCGAGAGCCGAACGCAAGTGCTGATCGTGCAGCACTCGAGCGAGGCCGGGCACGCGCTCAATACCGCGCGGCTGGCGGCGCTCGGTCTGCGTAATGCGCAGTTGCTCGTCGGCGAACACTTCGAAGAGCCGTGCGGCGATGGCCGTCCCACCTATCTGCTGTTTCCCGGCGAGGATGCGCTTGAGCTGGGCAGCCTGGCCGGCCGCGCGGAGCCGGTGCGCCTCGTCGTGCCGGACGGCACCTGGCGCAAGGCGCGCAAGCTGCTGCATGTGAATCCCTGGCTGGCGGCCCTGCCGCGAGTGGCGCTGCCGCCTGGACAGCCGTCGCGCTATCGCCTGCGCAAGGCGCCGGCGGCCGATGCGCTGTCGACCGTCGAGGCAGTGGCCTTTGCGCTGAACGGGCTGGAGAGCACCACGCGTTTCGAGGCGCTGTTGCGGCCGTTCGACGCGTTGATCGAAGGGCAGATTGCCGCGATGGGCGAGGAGGTCTATCGCCGCAACCACGCGCGCTGA